Proteins from a single region of Apium graveolens cultivar Ventura chromosome 7, ASM990537v1, whole genome shotgun sequence:
- the LOC141673536 gene encoding uncharacterized protein LOC141673536, with protein sequence MTTSEPNKSKENAVGLNYPMLTKTNYAAWSMKMKVFMQTHGVWEAIEPKNSKETLEEKIDKLALAAIMKANPWWILEDVLLSLAEKNTTKDACEAIKVSSLGADRVKQAKAQTLKGEFESLNMKETDQLDDFCIKLNGLVTNIRALGEKVEESYVVKKLLRAVPTKFLQIASAIEQFGNLEVMSVEEVIGSLKAHEERLRGSGECRKSRKEKEARDSKPEVNLSQVNDDEPTLLLVECGDKEKQLVLLNEKKIIPNLVSETECKPEVNLSQVNDDEPTLLLVECGDKEKQLVLLNEKKIIPNLVSETECKRDLNIWYLDNGASNHMMGERSKFKNLDERILGQVKFGDRSTVKIKGKGFVSFVCKNGEVRTLKDVYFIPTLRNNIISLGQLSEAGNKVILEGDHLWVYEKSGTLLLRVKRTMNRLYKVMLECDEGMCLLSKSEEKTWLWHVRLGHVNFQAMQQMSKNGMAHEMPEFYKPKEVCKGCLLSKQTRKSFPVKTEFLAKGARSLLKERNMPSYFWGEAVRHAVYVLNRSPTRALPMQTPYESWTCNKPNFEYLRVFGCLGHMKFPAIHTTKLSDRSKEVIYLGKESGTKACRLFDLSVGTIHVSRDVIFEEGKGWNWSEGEIEGVSVSNMFTIIGVPESSQADTSDENGENTVSTPLSSTGSASINNSPSRSNGSVDYGSETSSDSSEPRRFRLLSDIYDTTEVVEAEDELLLSEIEEPVSYEQATKEKAWRVAMENEIEDIESKKI encoded by the exons ATGACAACATCAGAGCCGAACAAAAGCAAAGAAAATGCAGTGGGTTTGAACTATCCTATGCTCACAAAGACGAACTACGCTGCATGGTCTATGAAGATGAAAGTGTTTATGCAAACCCATGGTGTATGGGAAGCTATTGAACCGAAGAATTCTAAGGAGACTCTCGAAGAAAAAATAGATAAGTTGGCGTTAGCTGCAATTATGAAGGCAAACCCATGGT GGATTTTAGAGGACGTTCTCCTATCACTTGCTGAAAAGAATACGACCAAAGATGCATGTGAGGCGATTAAGGTGTCGAGTTTAGGTGCAGACAGGGTGAAGCAGGCAAAGGCTCAGACATTGAAAGGCGAATTTGAAAGTTTGAATATGAAGGAGACAGATCAGCTGGATGATTTTTGTATAAAGCTAAATGGCTTGGTGACTAATATCCGAGCCTTGGGGGAGAAAGTAGAGGAGTCATACGTGGTGAAGAAACTACTACGAGCAGTCCCAACGAAGTTCCTTCAAATTGCATCAGCCATTGAACAATTTGGGAACCTAGAAGTGATGTCCGTCGAGGAGGTAATTGGTTCTCTGAAAGCTCATGAGGAGCGACTCCGTGGGTCAG GGGAGTGTCGCAAATCACGCAAAGAGAAGGAAGCCAGGGACTCTAAACCTGAGGTAAATTTAAGTCAAGTAAACGATGATGAGCCTACACTTTTATTGGTAGAGTGTGGAGACAAGGAGAAACAGTTAGTCCTGCTAAATGAGAAGAAAATCATACCGAATCTAGTGAGTGAAACTGAGTGTAAACCTGAGGTAAATTTAAGTCAAGTAAACGATGATGAGCCTACACTTTTATTGGTAGAGTGTGGAGACAAGGAGAAACAGTTAGTGCTGCTAAATGAGAAAAAAATCATACCGAATCTAGTGAGTGAAACTGAGTGTAAGAGAGATCTTAACATTTGGTATTTGGATAACGGGGCTAGCAATCATATGATGGGGGAGCGCTCGAAATTCAAGAATTTGGATGAACGTATACTTGGACAAGTAAAGTTTGGTGACAGATCTACGGTTAAAATTAAAGGGAAAGGTTTTGTATCTTTTGTGTGTAAAAATGGTGAAGTAAGAACTTTGAAAGATGTGTATTTCATCCCCACACTTCGAAACAATATAATAAGTCTAGGACAATTGTCCGAGGCTGGAAATAAAGTAATTCTTGAAGGTGATCATTTGTGGGTCTACGAGAAGAGTGGGACATTATTGCTAAGAGTAAAGAGGACAATGAATCGACTGTACAAGGTGATGCTGGAGTGTGATGAAGGGATGTGTCTACTAAGCAAATCAGAGGAGAAAACTTGGCTTTGGCATGTAAGGCTTGGGCACGTAAATTTCCAAGCGATGCAGCAGATGTCTAAGAATGGAATGGCTCATGAAATGCCAGAATTCTACAAGCCAAAAGAAGTCTGTAAAGGGTGTTTACTATCAAAACAGACTCGCAAGTCATTTCCAGTAAAGACAGAATTCTTGGCAAAAGGAGCTCGTAGCTTGTTGAAAGAACGAAATATGCCATCGTATTTCTGGGGAGAAGCAGTGAGACATGCAGTTTACGTGTTGAATAGATCACCTACCAGGGCTCTACCAATGCAGACGCCATATGAATCATGGACATGTAATAAGCCAAACTTTGAGTACTTAAGAGTTTTTGGCTGTTTGGGTCACATGAAATTTCCTGCTATACATACAACTAAGTTAAGTGATAGAAGCAAAGAGGTAATCTATTTGGGAAAGGAGTCAGGCACCAAGGCGTGTCGTCTGTTTGATCTTAGTGTTGGCACCATACATGTGAGCAGGGACGTGATTTTTGAGGAAGGGAAAGGATGGAATTGGTCTGAAGGTGAAATAGAGGGCGTGTCTGTATCAAACATGTTCACAATAATTGGTGTGCCTGAGAGTTCACAAGCAGATACAAGTGATGAAAATGGTGAGAATACGGTGTCAACTCCTCTGTCCAGTACTGGGAGTGCAAGTATTAACAACAGCCCCTCTAGATCAAATGGAAGTGTTGATTATGGTTCCGAGACATCGAGTGATAGTAGTGAGCCTCGGAGATTCAGGCTGTTGAGTGATATATACGACACAACTGAAGTCGTGGAAGCAGAAGATGAGTTACTACTCTCGGAAATTGAAGAACCTGTAAGCTATGAACAAGCAACAAAGGAGAAGGCCTGGAGAGTGGCAATGGAGAATGAAATCGAGGATATAGAAAGTAAAAAAATATAG